The following are from one region of the Rhodopirellula sp. P2 genome:
- a CDS encoding metallophosphoesterase, whose translation MKRSTLLVFVLLVLACCQPFSLMGQDAIGANEDAEPGPDSFTLVVLPDTQGYADVRHRETQKHWPGIGDQRFCFFEQTEWIKQNQKRLNIVMAVHVGDITQTDHDEEWKIANDAFKVIDNHVPYVLCSGNHDMGYSPQHRRTSYSRDSLVNAYFSPSRFTENPLYRSQFGGEKSLHFQEEGKIENYYVFLNAGGMKFLILALEFKPRDKVLAWANEVVSEHADCRTIVVTHAYLTSKNGQRSSADQYAVQGNSGEAIWQDFVSRHENIFLVLSGHAMENRLTSKGKHGNAVHQVQADYWYWDVPRIQAGSGFLRIMTFRPGENRIDVQTYSPVLDEFLERPQSEFSLDYPMGDTGK comes from the coding sequence TTGAAACGATCGACATTGCTGGTGTTCGTCTTGCTGGTGCTTGCTTGTTGCCAGCCTTTTTCCTTGATGGGGCAAGACGCGATTGGTGCGAATGAGGACGCCGAACCAGGGCCGGATTCCTTCACGCTGGTCGTTCTGCCTGACACTCAGGGTTACGCCGACGTCAGGCATCGCGAAACTCAAAAGCACTGGCCTGGCATCGGTGATCAACGATTCTGCTTCTTTGAACAGACGGAGTGGATCAAGCAGAATCAGAAGAGATTGAACATCGTCATGGCGGTGCATGTGGGTGATATCACTCAGACGGATCACGATGAAGAGTGGAAGATCGCGAATGACGCTTTCAAAGTGATTGACAATCACGTTCCGTATGTCCTGTGTTCGGGGAATCATGACATGGGATATTCACCTCAGCACCGGCGCACCAGTTATTCGCGTGACAGTTTGGTCAACGCCTATTTCTCGCCCTCGCGATTCACCGAAAATCCGTTGTATCGGTCACAGTTCGGCGGTGAAAAGAGCCTGCATTTTCAGGAAGAGGGGAAGATCGAGAATTACTACGTCTTTCTAAACGCAGGTGGGATGAAGTTTCTCATTCTTGCTCTCGAATTCAAACCTCGCGACAAGGTCCTTGCATGGGCCAACGAGGTTGTTTCCGAGCATGCGGATTGCCGAACCATCGTTGTCACGCATGCTTACCTGACCAGCAAAAACGGGCAGCGATCGAGTGCTGACCAATACGCGGTGCAGGGGAATTCAGGAGAGGCCATTTGGCAAGACTTTGTCAGTCGCCATGAAAACATCTTTCTGGTTCTGTCGGGGCATGCGATGGAAAACCGACTGACCAGCAAGGGCAAGCATGGGAACGCTGTCCATCAGGTTCAGGCCGACTACTGGTACTGGGACGTTCCAAGGATCCAGGCGGGGAGCGGTTTCTTGCGCATCATGACGTTCCGCCCTGGCGAAAACAGGATTGACGTTCAGACCTATTCGCCTGTGCTGGATGAATTCCTTGAACGTCCCCAGAGTGAGTTCTCGCTGGATTACCCCATGGGAGACACCGGCAAATGA
- a CDS encoding 3-keto-disaccharide hydrolase, whose translation MKTFFFAAAVLALSNLSLLPQTAMAEDVTAQAGKWETLFDGSNLDAWREYNRDSVTTGWKVDGDALTCISRKDQGKEARGENIITKEKFAAFELELDFKVTPAANSGVMFHVVETKKPPYYTGPEIQIQDHKGGHDPQKCGWLYQLYSSDTDATKPVGEWNHLRVLITPEKCEIAVNGVLYCEFVKGSDDWNERVAKSKFGQWEGFGEPTEGHICLQDHNDEVSYRNIRIRRL comes from the coding sequence ATGAAAACGTTCTTCTTTGCTGCCGCGGTCCTTGCCCTTTCGAATCTTTCTCTCCTGCCGCAAACTGCCATGGCGGAGGATGTCACAGCTCAAGCTGGGAAGTGGGAGACGCTCTTTGATGGCAGCAACTTGGATGCCTGGCGCGAATACAATCGCGATTCGGTGACGACCGGCTGGAAGGTCGACGGCGACGCGCTGACTTGCATTTCTCGCAAGGATCAAGGCAAAGAGGCTCGTGGTGAAAACATCATCACCAAAGAAAAGTTCGCTGCCTTTGAGTTGGAACTTGACTTCAAGGTCACCCCTGCTGCGAACAGCGGCGTGATGTTTCATGTCGTCGAAACAAAGAAGCCGCCCTACTACACCGGACCTGAGATTCAGATCCAAGACCACAAGGGCGGCCACGATCCACAGAAGTGCGGTTGGTTGTACCAATTGTATTCTTCCGACACGGATGCCACGAAACCGGTCGGCGAATGGAATCACCTGCGTGTGTTGATCACCCCTGAGAAATGCGAGATTGCAGTCAACGGAGTCCTCTACTGCGAGTTCGTCAAAGGCAGCGATGACTGGAACGAACGCGTTGCCAAGTCCAAGTTCGGCCAGTGGGAAGGCTTTGGTGAACCCACTGAAGGTCACATTTGTTTGCAGGATCACAACGACGAAGTTTCGTATCGGAACATCCGCATTCGCCGACTGTAG
- the fliG gene encoding flagellar motor switch protein FliG, whose translation MNPAEDRGLTKAAILLMSLPTKVAAKVLGQLPPRLIETISIKIAQIDSVGGDEQEVVIAEFLTSKASSIYASPGGLERAKELIKEALGRDAGELIGNLQQTIEAMPFGFVKKVDTQTLLQFIGEEHPQTIALLLSHVPSSYAAEVLGGLDSVKQLEVIRRIAAIGRTSPTAVSELERGLELRLSNMVNQQHSNTGGVESVAEILNVVERAIERTIMESLGREDPELSEDIRRLMFVFEDISKLGDRDIQALLKNVETAQWAMALKGASETLQQKVLRNMSSRAAENLQEEMGYLGSVRISEVESVQQKIVDIVRHLEDTGEISRPTGEAEEEYVT comes from the coding sequence ATGAATCCTGCGGAAGATCGCGGACTGACCAAAGCAGCCATCTTGCTGATGAGCCTTCCCACGAAGGTTGCCGCCAAGGTCCTGGGGCAACTGCCGCCGCGATTGATCGAAACGATCAGTATCAAAATCGCTCAAATCGATTCGGTCGGTGGCGACGAACAAGAAGTCGTGATCGCCGAGTTCTTGACCAGCAAAGCGAGTTCGATCTACGCCAGCCCCGGTGGACTGGAACGCGCCAAAGAACTGATCAAAGAAGCACTGGGCCGCGATGCCGGCGAACTGATCGGCAATTTGCAACAAACGATCGAGGCGATGCCTTTCGGCTTCGTCAAAAAGGTCGACACGCAAACGCTGCTCCAGTTCATCGGAGAGGAACACCCCCAAACGATCGCCTTGCTGCTCTCGCATGTTCCCTCTTCCTACGCCGCCGAAGTTTTGGGTGGACTCGACAGCGTGAAACAGCTTGAGGTGATCCGCCGAATCGCCGCCATCGGAAGAACCAGCCCCACGGCGGTCTCCGAACTGGAACGAGGCCTCGAACTTCGACTCAGCAACATGGTCAACCAGCAACACAGCAACACTGGTGGTGTGGAAAGCGTTGCCGAAATACTCAACGTGGTCGAACGCGCCATCGAGCGGACGATCATGGAATCACTGGGACGCGAAGATCCAGAATTGTCAGAAGACATTCGGCGTCTGATGTTTGTCTTCGAAGACATTTCCAAACTGGGCGACCGGGACATCCAAGCGTTGCTCAAGAATGTCGAGACCGCGCAGTGGGCGATGGCACTCAAGGGTGCCAGCGAGACGCTTCAGCAAAAAGTCCTGCGAAACATGAGCTCGCGAGCCGCCGAGAACCTGCAAGAAGAAATGGGGTACCTGGGCAGCGTGCGGATCAGCGAAGTCGAATCCGTGCAACAAAAGATCGTCGACATCGTCCGCCATCTCGAGGACACCGGCGAAATCTCACGTCCGACCGGCGAAGCCGAAGAAGAGTACGTGACCTAA
- a CDS encoding B12-binding domain-containing radical SAM protein encodes MSRIAIINPAFEVSYWGLEYSQPLFGKKANMPVASLPLLAALTPPEHEVVLFDENVETLDFEELETFDIVALTGMSVQRFRMDSIVSELKDRGCFVVIGGPWVTVEEDYFGDRADVIFIGEAEDTWPRFLKEWQDDEHQHRYEQTEKTEMATVPTPRHDLLKNKHYLVGSLQISRGCPFQCEFCDIIVTFGRRPRIKQASQVTAELDSLLGQGMHIVFIVDDNLIGNKAAIKPVLREVAAWQQKHGYPIVFSTEASLDLCEDDELMELMAEANIQSVFIGLESPDEESLKETKKYQNVRSRGGTMLDKVHRIQDFGLEVWCGLIVGFDNDTSAIFATQQKFLKDSRIAHAMVGLLHAIPKTPLHARLLEEGRLDLADEHHFGTNVIPKGMTRDELLQGYLETMRNAYEPDVYFDRLDQLFVRDRFEFRALNTDYFQQHPWQRRKQFAIFTAGFVAMFIRLMWKIPDADLRRTYRRQIWGAVRKRFTSPDIYFFYVLKCAMHYHHHRMTTEMIDDPSKFVSSYGKAMRSDQPVAEKTSCQTVPSLQPAEHTGPLASPGLPVVEAGSPS; translated from the coding sequence ATGTCACGGATCGCGATCATCAACCCTGCCTTTGAAGTCTCCTATTGGGGGCTGGAGTATTCGCAGCCACTGTTTGGCAAAAAGGCCAACATGCCAGTTGCCAGTCTGCCATTGTTGGCCGCTCTGACACCGCCTGAACATGAAGTCGTCTTGTTCGATGAGAATGTCGAAACGCTGGATTTTGAAGAATTGGAAACCTTCGACATCGTCGCGCTCACGGGCATGAGCGTGCAGCGATTTCGGATGGATTCGATCGTCTCTGAATTGAAGGACCGGGGGTGTTTCGTTGTCATCGGTGGACCCTGGGTGACGGTCGAAGAAGACTACTTCGGCGATCGCGCCGATGTCATTTTCATAGGCGAAGCCGAAGACACTTGGCCTCGGTTCCTGAAGGAATGGCAAGATGACGAGCATCAGCACCGGTACGAGCAAACTGAGAAGACGGAGATGGCGACCGTCCCCACGCCGCGTCACGATCTTCTGAAAAACAAACACTACCTGGTCGGCAGCCTGCAGATTTCGCGGGGCTGTCCGTTTCAGTGCGAGTTCTGCGACATCATTGTCACCTTTGGTCGTCGCCCCCGCATCAAACAGGCGTCGCAAGTGACCGCCGAGCTGGACAGCTTGCTTGGACAGGGGATGCACATCGTTTTCATCGTTGATGACAACCTGATTGGCAACAAAGCTGCGATCAAACCCGTCCTTCGCGAAGTCGCAGCGTGGCAGCAAAAACACGGCTACCCCATCGTGTTCAGCACCGAAGCGTCCTTGGATTTGTGCGAAGACGATGAACTGATGGAGCTGATGGCCGAGGCCAACATTCAGTCCGTGTTCATCGGACTGGAAAGCCCTGACGAGGAGTCACTCAAAGAAACCAAGAAGTACCAAAACGTCCGCAGTCGCGGAGGCACGATGCTGGACAAGGTCCACCGGATCCAGGACTTTGGGTTGGAGGTGTGGTGTGGATTGATCGTTGGTTTTGACAATGACACGTCCGCGATCTTTGCCACTCAGCAAAAGTTTCTGAAGGATTCCCGGATCGCGCATGCCATGGTCGGTCTCCTGCATGCCATCCCCAAAACCCCCTTGCACGCCCGGTTGTTGGAAGAGGGAAGGTTGGACTTGGCCGACGAACATCACTTTGGCACCAACGTCATCCCCAAAGGCATGACACGTGACGAATTGCTGCAGGGGTACTTGGAGACGATGCGAAACGCCTATGAGCCAGACGTCTACTTCGATCGCTTGGATCAGCTGTTTGTGCGAGACCGATTTGAGTTTCGTGCTCTGAACACGGACTACTTCCAGCAGCATCCATGGCAGCGTCGCAAGCAGTTCGCCATCTTCACGGCGGGATTTGTGGCCATGTTCATCCGGTTGATGTGGAAGATCCCCGATGCTGACCTGCGTCGAACCTACCGACGTCAGATCTGGGGGGCGGTCCGGAAGAGGTTCACGTCCCCGGATATCTATTTCTTCTATGTGCTGAAATGCGCGATGCACTACCACCACCACCGAATGACGACGGAGATGATTGACGATCCCTCCAAGTTTGTCTCCAGCTATGGCAAGGCGATGCGTTCCGACCAACCTGTCGCAGAGAAGACAAGCTGCCAAACCGTTCCGAGCCTCCAACCAGCGGAGCACACGGGGCCCCTCGCGTCACCTGGTCTGCCCGTGGTCGAGGCCGGTTCACCCAGCTGA
- a CDS encoding glutamate synthase subunit beta, with translation MGKPTGFKEYDREKVAWRLPVIRINDYDEIYTEPKNEHLQRQGARCMDCGVPFCQSATGCPIDNLIPEWNDLVYNNRWKEAIERLHKTNNFPEFTGRVCPAPCEGSCVLGITNPPVTIKNIENAIVDRAWEEGWIVAEPPEERTGKKVAVIGSGPAGLTAADQLNKAGHLVTVYERADRIGGLLQYGIPNMKLSKKAIQRRVDKMSEEGVTFKTGVNVGKDISPKDLQSEFDAVLLACGATKPRDLPISGREAKGVHFAMDFLTSNTKQRVHGDNLGAEFISAEGKDVIVIGGGDTGTDCIGTSLRHGCRSMVNFELLPQPPAERADDNPWPEWPRIFRVDYGHEEAEAKFGKDPREYQILSKEYLVDDEGKLKGIKTVNVEWTKNDEGGWQMAEVEGSEKEWPAQLILLAMGFLGPEQTVAEAIGLETDARSNFQAEHGNYATNIDGVFAAGDCRRGQSLVVWAINEGRGAARAIDIFLEGSSNLPAPGQTMGTSMSAV, from the coding sequence GCGAAAAAGTGGCTTGGCGTTTGCCAGTCATCCGGATCAACGATTACGACGAAATCTACACCGAACCCAAAAACGAGCACCTGCAACGTCAGGGCGCTCGCTGCATGGACTGTGGCGTTCCTTTTTGTCAGTCAGCCACTGGCTGCCCGATCGACAACTTGATCCCCGAGTGGAACGACCTGGTCTACAACAATCGCTGGAAAGAAGCGATCGAGCGTCTGCACAAGACCAACAACTTCCCCGAGTTCACCGGTCGGGTTTGCCCGGCTCCTTGCGAAGGCTCCTGCGTGTTGGGAATCACCAACCCGCCCGTGACGATCAAGAACATCGAAAACGCGATTGTCGATCGTGCTTGGGAAGAAGGTTGGATCGTTGCGGAACCGCCCGAAGAACGAACGGGCAAAAAGGTCGCTGTCATCGGCAGTGGTCCCGCTGGTTTGACCGCCGCGGACCAACTGAACAAAGCCGGCCACTTGGTCACCGTCTACGAACGAGCCGATCGCATCGGCGGGTTGTTGCAGTACGGCATTCCCAACATGAAATTGTCGAAGAAGGCGATCCAGCGCCGCGTCGACAAAATGTCGGAGGAAGGCGTGACCTTCAAAACCGGCGTGAATGTTGGCAAAGACATCTCGCCCAAGGACTTGCAGAGCGAGTTCGACGCCGTGCTGTTGGCGTGTGGGGCCACCAAACCACGTGACCTGCCAATCTCCGGTCGCGAAGCCAAGGGCGTTCATTTTGCGATGGACTTCCTGACCTCCAACACCAAGCAACGGGTGCATGGTGACAACCTGGGTGCTGAGTTCATCAGCGCTGAAGGCAAGGACGTGATTGTCATCGGTGGCGGTGACACCGGGACCGACTGCATCGGAACCAGCCTCCGTCACGGTTGCCGCAGCATGGTCAACTTCGAGTTGCTGCCCCAGCCACCCGCCGAACGTGCGGACGACAACCCGTGGCCAGAATGGCCTCGTATCTTCCGTGTCGATTACGGTCACGAAGAAGCTGAAGCGAAGTTCGGCAAGGACCCTCGCGAATATCAGATCCTCAGCAAAGAGTACCTGGTCGACGACGAAGGCAAGCTGAAAGGCATCAAGACTGTCAACGTCGAATGGACGAAGAACGACGAAGGCGGCTGGCAAATGGCCGAAGTCGAAGGCAGTGAGAAAGAATGGCCGGCCCAGTTGATCCTGCTGGCGATGGGCTTCCTGGGACCAGAGCAAACCGTTGCCGAAGCGATCGGTCTCGAAACCGATGCTCGCAGCAACTTCCAGGCGGAACATGGCAACTACGCGACGAACATCGACGGTGTCTTCGCCGCAGGTGACTGCCGCCGCGGCCAAAGCTTGGTTGTCTGGGCAATCAATGAAGGGCGTGGCGCCGCCCGTGCCATCGACATCTTCTTGGAAGGTTCCAGTAACCTGCCCGCACCCGGCCAAACGATGGGCACCTCGATGTCCGCCGTCTGA
- a CDS encoding PA14 domain-containing protein produces the protein MRLTWIVLCVLLALPILAKPLSADEPTRLDPRSPRWSPLVDVIAKVEPAVVGLFLEAEEPGRFNTGSGTIIHSSGYVLTNDHVLSSDKGYVVLGKMAGRFEVVGRLPEKDMAIVRLLHVKGRLPIVPLGRSNDVHNGEAVVVAGNPGGRGITITSGIISSKKTYLDMPNALIATKYNLLARDDYLRFDAASNRGNSGGPLVNMEGQIIGIVSRVNPDEQNASFAIPIDRVRKLIGRVVEPELRHDRWVGMTLNPLADVAVVASVEEGSPAEAAGALVGDVIETVDGNRVRNAAQWTLALDQVLRESEEIELLVSRRGSALPLSIQTVPVPPLEGIQRDDHPPGLDYRMYLGEFKKLPEFETMEVARTGQVDALDLEAIQGDQRDDFALIIDAMFQVPEDGLYRFEITSDDGSRVFLHDKLFLDHDGNHPPMTVSRLVRMNAGLHPIRIEYFEGGGAQTLTAGLTRVDASEEKEAGGSDAGNEKTPRELQFFRTPVAEAASESTSVAPSE, from the coding sequence ATGCGCCTGACCTGGATCGTTCTTTGTGTGTTGCTGGCATTGCCAATTCTCGCGAAACCGCTGTCAGCCGATGAACCGACCCGACTCGATCCGCGATCTCCACGTTGGTCTCCGTTGGTGGATGTCATCGCCAAGGTGGAACCTGCGGTGGTCGGGTTGTTCTTGGAGGCGGAAGAGCCCGGCCGCTTCAACACGGGCAGTGGAACCATCATTCATTCCTCCGGTTACGTTTTGACCAACGATCATGTCTTGTCGAGCGACAAGGGCTATGTCGTGCTGGGCAAAATGGCGGGCCGCTTCGAAGTGGTGGGTCGGTTGCCTGAAAAGGACATGGCCATCGTCCGCTTGCTTCATGTCAAAGGACGCTTGCCGATCGTTCCGTTGGGACGCAGCAACGACGTGCACAACGGCGAGGCGGTGGTGGTGGCCGGCAATCCCGGTGGCCGCGGCATCACGATCACATCCGGCATCATCAGTTCCAAGAAGACTTACTTGGACATGCCCAATGCCTTGATTGCGACCAAGTACAACCTGCTCGCACGAGACGACTACTTGCGATTTGATGCGGCCAGCAATCGGGGCAATTCGGGCGGTCCGTTGGTCAACATGGAAGGCCAAATCATCGGGATCGTTTCGCGGGTGAACCCCGACGAACAGAACGCAAGTTTTGCGATCCCGATTGATCGAGTTCGCAAGTTGATCGGACGCGTCGTCGAGCCCGAGCTCAGGCATGATCGTTGGGTCGGCATGACGCTCAATCCGCTTGCCGATGTCGCGGTTGTTGCATCGGTCGAGGAAGGTTCGCCGGCCGAAGCGGCCGGGGCGCTGGTGGGCGACGTCATCGAAACGGTTGACGGGAATCGAGTCCGCAATGCAGCTCAGTGGACATTGGCTTTGGATCAGGTGTTGAGAGAATCGGAGGAAATTGAATTGCTGGTGAGCAGACGGGGCTCGGCACTGCCGCTTTCGATTCAAACCGTTCCGGTGCCACCCCTGGAAGGTATCCAGCGGGACGATCATCCACCTGGGCTGGATTACCGCATGTACCTCGGGGAATTCAAAAAATTGCCCGAGTTTGAAACGATGGAAGTCGCAAGGACTGGGCAAGTGGATGCCTTGGATCTGGAAGCGATCCAAGGTGACCAACGAGACGATTTCGCGTTGATCATCGATGCGATGTTCCAGGTGCCCGAGGACGGCTTGTATCGCTTCGAAATCACTTCGGATGATGGCAGCCGCGTCTTTCTGCACGACAAACTGTTTTTGGATCACGATGGCAATCATCCGCCGATGACGGTCAGTCGCTTGGTTCGCATGAACGCGGGGCTGCATCCCATTCGAATCGAATACTTCGAAGGGGGCGGAGCCCAGACCTTGACGGCTGGATTGACCCGCGTGGATGCCTCCGAAGAGAAGGAGGCAGGCGGTTCAGACGCCGGGAACGAAAAAACTCCCCGTGAATTGCAATTCTTCCGCACGCCTGTCGCCGAGGCTGCATCCGAGTCCACATCGGTGGCTCCGAGCGAGTAA
- a CDS encoding tetratricopeptide repeat protein, producing the protein MRFVLVLVACLIGTAAFGQADAAKERCNLGVEFYNQGELDKAIAEFTAAIALSPNNAFAFKCRSFVLTARGDHDRALADLNEAIALEPKDGDAHFSRGNLWRLKGELEEALADYDKAIAIDPGSASAYVNRGTLLVEQGDNERALADYNEAILIAPELAAAYSGRAWILATSPVGAFRDGPKAIEDAKRANLLSHWKQADQLDTLAAAYAEVGKFDEAVKYQEKAIGLSTDEELTKEFRSRLDLYRAGKPFRSEAPKQTT; encoded by the coding sequence ATGCGTTTTGTTTTGGTGCTAGTCGCCTGTCTGATTGGCACCGCGGCTTTCGGGCAAGCCGATGCTGCGAAGGAAAGATGCAACCTGGGGGTGGAATTCTACAATCAAGGTGAGCTGGACAAGGCGATTGCTGAGTTCACCGCTGCCATTGCTCTGAGTCCCAACAACGCGTTTGCGTTCAAGTGCCGAAGCTTTGTGTTGACCGCTCGGGGAGATCACGACCGAGCCTTGGCGGATCTCAACGAAGCCATTGCCCTCGAGCCGAAGGATGGGGACGCACACTTCAGCAGGGGGAATCTGTGGCGACTCAAGGGCGAGCTCGAGGAGGCCTTGGCTGACTACGACAAAGCGATCGCGATCGATCCCGGAAGTGCGTCGGCCTATGTCAACCGAGGCACGCTGTTAGTGGAACAGGGCGACAACGAGAGAGCCTTGGCGGACTACAACGAAGCGATTTTGATCGCTCCAGAACTTGCAGCAGCGTACAGTGGTCGGGCATGGATCCTGGCGACCTCCCCCGTTGGCGCATTCCGGGATGGACCGAAAGCGATCGAGGACGCAAAGAGAGCCAATCTGCTGAGCCACTGGAAGCAGGCAGACCAACTCGACACACTTGCAGCTGCCTACGCCGAGGTGGGGAAGTTTGATGAGGCTGTCAAATATCAAGAGAAGGCAATCGGGCTTTCCACCGATGAAGAGTTGACCAAAGAGTTTCGTTCTCGACTTGACCTCTACCGAGCTGGGAAGCCTTTTCGATCAGAGGCACCCAAGCAAACGACCTGA
- a CDS encoding Na+/H+ antiporter NhaC family protein: MTDGIESLLPPAVAIILALITRRVLVPLTIGILVGTATLASRESSGPLSVLTGTASRFIQTIDQSVRDWDHLHVLAFTLLLGAMVGVLESSGSMARMISGWTRRVSTRRGGQSLIGFTGLLIFFDDYANTLLVGGTMRTTADRYGISRAKLAYLVDSTAAPVAGLTLVSTWVATELSYLQEGLADAGIEATNMTFSVFLQSLPYRFYPLLALWFVFVIATSGRDFGPMWAEENAAVQKPRSHHRQSSAGSWPDIFAAVMPVGICLIVISVVLVTTGLQEPAASEMSLWQYFGHVIGSGNSYLALVAGGAAGLIAAGTLAIALSGVSWELVVMGSAKGMLQMLPAMAVLWLAWALSSLTGEDQLNTGGYLASILNERLPVEWLPTCVFLLAAFIAFSTGTSWGTMAILTPLAVALSINLQQALLVPETLLAASDTAASLAMSPICLATFSSVLAGAIFGDHCSPLSDTTVLSSRACDCNHVLHVRTQMPYALVVGVTCILFGTLPASWGVSPWISLLISAAVLWVIVRVLGKHPQPASS, translated from the coding sequence ATGACCGACGGCATCGAATCCCTGTTGCCGCCTGCCGTCGCGATCATCCTGGCCCTGATCACTCGCCGTGTCTTGGTGCCGTTGACGATCGGCATCCTGGTCGGCACCGCAACATTGGCCTCGCGTGAATCCAGCGGCCCGCTCAGCGTTCTCACGGGGACCGCTTCACGCTTCATTCAAACGATTGACCAATCGGTCCGTGACTGGGATCACCTGCACGTTCTGGCCTTCACGCTGTTACTGGGAGCCATGGTTGGCGTGCTGGAATCCTCGGGCAGCATGGCTCGGATGATCTCCGGTTGGACTCGCCGCGTCTCCACCCGTCGCGGTGGACAATCCCTGATTGGGTTCACAGGGCTGCTGATTTTCTTCGATGACTATGCCAACACGTTGCTGGTGGGCGGAACGATGAGAACCACGGCCGATCGCTATGGAATCTCCCGGGCCAAGCTGGCCTACTTGGTTGATTCCACCGCCGCGCCCGTCGCTGGCCTAACGCTCGTGAGCACCTGGGTCGCAACCGAACTGAGCTACCTGCAAGAAGGACTCGCCGACGCCGGCATCGAAGCCACCAACATGACGTTCTCCGTGTTTCTGCAGAGCCTTCCGTATCGCTTTTACCCGTTGTTGGCACTCTGGTTTGTGTTCGTCATCGCCACGTCGGGCCGAGACTTTGGGCCCATGTGGGCCGAAGAAAATGCGGCCGTTCAAAAGCCTAGGTCACACCACCGACAATCGTCCGCCGGATCCTGGCCCGACATTTTCGCGGCAGTCATGCCCGTCGGGATCTGCCTGATCGTGATCAGTGTTGTGCTCGTCACCACCGGACTGCAGGAACCCGCCGCATCCGAAATGTCTCTGTGGCAGTACTTCGGTCATGTGATCGGTTCCGGCAATTCCTACCTCGCACTGGTCGCTGGAGGAGCCGCGGGATTGATCGCAGCGGGCACCCTCGCGATCGCTCTCAGTGGCGTCTCCTGGGAATTGGTCGTCATGGGCTCGGCAAAAGGCATGCTGCAGATGCTGCCTGCCATGGCAGTGCTCTGGCTGGCCTGGGCGTTGTCTTCCTTAACCGGCGAAGACCAACTCAATACCGGCGGGTACCTCGCCTCGATCCTGAACGAACGTCTTCCCGTCGAATGGTTGCCAACCTGTGTTTTTCTGCTGGCGGCATTCATCGCGTTCTCAACGGGAACCAGTTGGGGAACGATGGCCATCCTGACACCTCTCGCCGTTGCCTTGTCAATCAATCTTCAACAGGCACTGTTGGTGCCGGAGACGCTGCTGGCCGCGTCCGACACGGCTGCCTCATTGGCGATGTCACCCATTTGCCTGGCAACCTTCAGCAGTGTTCTGGCAGGTGCAATCTTCGGCGACCATTGCTCCCCTTTGTCGGACACAACGGTGTTGTCCAGTCGTGCCTGTGACTGCAATCACGTGCTTCATGTTCGCACACAAATGCCATACGCCTTGGTCGTGGGCGTCACCTGCATCCTCTTCGGAACCCTTCCCGCATCCTGGGGCGTCTCCCCCTGGATCAGCTTGCTGATCTCCGCCGCTGTGCTTTGGGTGATCGTTCGAGTGCTCGGCAAACACCCCCAACCGGCATCCAGCTAG
- a CDS encoding LssY C-terminal domain-containing protein: protein MNEESALSQSSLSRRRRVIHLLIGLGLIWGILAYLVAPLVWQSIARVDPALDDVPRITETGDHHPGDPLNVALIGTEFELESIMHAAGWYAASALGLKSDLEIAADTVLSRPDDAAPVSSLYLDGRKEDFAFEQPVGDNPRHRHHVRFWKSNELSDDGRPQWIGSAVYDERVGLSRTTGQITHVTAADVDTERDYLFECLEKTGQLRSKFIVRGFHLRRSGRNGGGDPWQTDGDLYRGVIRATMEPVAPAQD, encoded by the coding sequence TTGAACGAAGAATCTGCTCTGTCTCAGTCGTCTCTGTCTCGCCGCCGCCGAGTCATTCACTTGCTGATTGGCTTGGGATTGATTTGGGGCATTTTGGCGTACCTGGTCGCCCCGCTCGTCTGGCAGAGTATCGCGCGGGTGGATCCTGCGTTGGATGATGTGCCGCGGATCACGGAGACAGGGGATCATCACCCCGGTGACCCGCTGAACGTGGCGTTGATCGGAACGGAGTTCGAACTCGAATCGATCATGCATGCTGCGGGCTGGTATGCGGCGTCTGCATTGGGACTCAAGAGTGACCTGGAGATTGCTGCTGACACGGTTCTCTCCAGGCCCGATGACGCTGCGCCGGTCAGCAGTTTGTATCTGGATGGACGCAAGGAAGATTTTGCTTTTGAGCAACCGGTCGGCGATAACCCGCGGCATCGACATCACGTGCGTTTTTGGAAGAGCAATGAGTTGAGCGACGATGGACGCCCCCAATGGATCGGGTCGGCTGTCTATGACGAGCGCGTCGGCCTCAGCCGAACGACGGGACAAATCACTCACGTCACCGCGGCGGATGTTGATACCGAGCGGGACTACCTGTTCGAGTGCTTGGAGAAAACGGGGCAGCTTCGTTCGAAGTTCATTGTGCGTGGATTTCATCTGCGCCGCTCCGGGCGAAATGGAGGCGGGGATCCCTGGCAAACGGATGGTGATCTTTACCGCGGGGTGATTCGAGCGACAATGGAACCCGTCGCGCCCGCTCAAGATTGA